From a single Lolium rigidum isolate FL_2022 chromosome 7, APGP_CSIRO_Lrig_0.1, whole genome shotgun sequence genomic region:
- the LOC124677453 gene encoding 14 kDa proline-rich protein DC2.15-like, with translation MAGKASIALFLAVNLVVFSMASACGGNCPTPATPTPSTPSTPTPTPASFGRCPRDALKLGVCANVLGLIKAKVGVPPTLPCCPLLEGLVDLEAAVCLCTVLKANILGIKLNLPIDLSLVLNHCGRSVPTGFKC, from the coding sequence ATGGCAGGCAAGGCATCGATCGCGCTGTTCCTCGCTGTGAACCTGGTCGTGTTCTCCATGGCCAGCGCGTGCGGGGGGAACTGCCCGACTCCTGCCACACCAACCCCGTCGACGCCTTCGACGCCCACCCCAACCCCAGCCTCGTTCGGCAGGTGCCCGCGAGACGCGCTGAAGCTGGGCGTGTGCGCCAATGTGTTGGGACTGATCAAGGCCAAGGTGGGCGTGCCCCCCACGTTGCCGTGCTGCCCGCTGCTGGAAGGGCTCGTCGACCTCGAGGCCGCCGTGTGCCTTTGCACGGTGCTCAAGGCCAACATCCTTGGCATCAAGCTTAACCTCCCtatcgatctcagcctcgtcctcAACCACTGCGGCAGGAGCGTCCCCACCGGATTTAAGTGCTAA
- the LOC124669631 gene encoding O-fucosyltransferase 9-like — MENARERSWRGKFHRPGRVINPEANRRDEKCPLTPLEVGMMLRGMGFDNTTFLYVASGKIENAAKYMAPLRQMFPLLETKDTVALPEELAEFKGYSSRLAALDYTVSVQSQVFVTTQGENFPHFLMGHRRYLLGGNAKTIKPDKQKLVLSFDDPNIRFPDHAEAQKPLL; from the exons ATGGAAAATGCCCGTGAAAGGAGCTGGAGAGGGAAATTTCACCGACCTGGTCGAGTTATCAATCCTGAGGCAAATAGAAGAGATGAAAAATGCCCACTTACTCCTCTAGAG GTTGGTATGATGCTGCGAGGCATGGGATTTGACAATACAaccttcctctatgtagcttctGGCAAAATAGAGAATGCTGCAAAATACATGGCTCCCCTTCGCCAGATGTTCCCTCTTTTAGAGACCAAGGACACTGTTGCTTTGCCTGAAGAACTTGCTGAGTTTAAG GGGTACTCATCTCGGTTAGCAGCATTAGATTACACTGTCTCTGTTCAGAGCCAGGTGTTTGTGACGACTCAAGGGGAGAACTTCCCTCACTTTCTGATGGGGCACAGGCGTTACCTGCTAGGAGGGAATGCAAAGACAATAAAACCTGACAAACAGAAGCTGGTCTTATCTTTTGATGATCCGAATATCAG GTTTCCGGACCATGCTGAAGCCCAGAAGCCATTATTATGA
- the LOC124677528 gene encoding 14 kDa proline-rich protein DC2.15-like — protein MAGMASIALFLAVNLVVFSMASACGGNCPTPATPTPSTPSTPTPTPASFGRCPRDVLKLGVCANVLGLIKAKVGVPPTLPCCPLLEGLVDLEAAVCLCTVLKANILGIKLNLPIDLSLVLNHCGRSVPTGFKC, from the coding sequence ATGGCAGGCATGGCATCGATCGCGCTGTTCCTCGCTGTGAACCTGGTCGTGTTCTCCATGGCCAGCGCGTGCGGGGGGAACTGCCCGACTCCTGCCACACCAACCCCGTCGACGCCTTCGACGCCCACCCCAACCCCAGCCTCGTTCGGCAGGTGCCCGCGCGACGTGCTGAAGCTGGGCGTGTGCGCCAATGTGCTGGGACTGATCAAGGCCAAGGTGGGCGTGCCCCCCACGTTGCCGTGCTGCCCGCTGCTGGAAGGGCTCGTCGACCTCGAGGCCGCCGTGTGCCTTTGCACGGTGCTCAAGGCCAACATCCTTGGCATCAAGCTTAACCTCCCtatcgatctcagcctcgtcctcAACCACTGCGGCAGGAGCGTCCCCACCGGATTTAAGTGCTAA